The genomic stretch GCAGAGCCACCACCGTCCCGTTTTCGGCCAGAGCCGAGCCGGGATAGGCGGCGTTGACGGCTGCGGCCACCCGCTGGGCCGTAGTGAAGTCAGGATTGCGCAGGTTCAGACGCACCTCATTCATATTGGCCATCTGAAAGCCCGTTTCGCGTTCGACCGAGGCTCCGGAAGCGATGCGGCCGGCGGTCGGCACGCCGCGTGTGATCGAAGATCCTGAACCGCCTCCAGCAGAAACAGAGCCGGTCTGAACCGAGCCCTGCGCCACCGCATAGACCTGGCCGTCCGCGCCTTGCAGGCTGGTCACGACCAGTGATCCGCCCAACAGGCTCTTGGCGTCGCACATCGACGAGACATTGACGTCGATTCTTGAACCGGGCGTGGCGAAGGCGGGCAGTTCGGCCGACACCATCACGGCGGCCATATTCTTGGTGTTGGCGTTGCCGCCGCGGATATTCACGCCCAGGCGTTCGGTCATGCCCTCCAGGGACTGGCGGGTGAAGGGGCAGTTGCGCAGGCTGTCGCCTGTGCCGTTCAGGCCCATGACCATGCCGTAGCCGACCAGTTGGTTGCCGCGCACGCCTTCGACGGCGGCGATGTCCTTGATGCGCGATTGGGCCAGGACCGGCGACGCGCCCGCGCCCAGCGCAGCCACGGCGGCGAGGGAGGCGACAAGGCGGGCAAGCAGATTCTGCATCGGTCGGACGTCCTTACGGCGTTTCATATGATCGGATGCGAAGATCGTGCCGGATTGTAAGTCTATGAAATATCGCGCTTTCGCATCTGTGTGTGGGCGTGTCGGCGGCAAGTTTTGCCGGGGCGTTAACCAAACGGTCATTCCGTTCGCCAAGGATGGGACCATGAGCCGGAGCATCCGCTGATGAAGGTTACAGGCACTACGGGCCCTAACGCCCCGACGGGCGGCAAGGCTGCGCGTTCGGCCGCCGGCTTTTCGTTGGGCCAGTCCGCGCCGACCTCAGGGGCGGCCGCCCCTGCGGCCAGTGTCGCGCCGTCCACGGTCGGCGATGTGTCCGCCTTGATGGCTTTGCAGGGGATCGAAGGGCCGCTGGAGAAGCGACGTCGTGCTGTAAAGCGGGGGACGGGCCTGCTTGATCGCCTGGACGAGTTGAAGATGGCTCTGCTGTCCGGCGAGGCGGACGAGGCGACGCTCGAACGACTCGCTCGGACGTTGCGCGAAGAGCGGCCGGACGACGGGGACGTCGAACTGAACGCCTTGCTGGACCAGATCGACCTGCGGGCATCGGTCGAGCTGGCCAAGGCGGAGCTGAGACGCGGCGGCGTCTGACGTCAAAAACTTCAGTTTTTCAAAATTCACCGACGAAACCGCGCGCCAAATGTCACGCGGGTCACGTCTGTCGCCTAATCGTGATCACGGAATCGCGAACGCCGTTGCCGGGGCTCTTCGGTCTGACTATACGGCCCATACGCCACAGGGGGGCGTGCTTAGAGAGCGTGAGTGCGATGAACGCTTTGGCGTCCGTTGTGTCCGACGAAACCGGTCCTTATCGGCCGTCTGACAATGAGCCGTTCATGAGTGAACGGCAGCTTGCCTATTTCAAGAAGAAGCTGCTGGACTGGAAGGACGACATCCTTCGAGAGTCCAAGGGCACGGTGGTCAATCTGAAGGCCGAGACCGAGAATCATCCTGATCTGGTTGATCGCGCGTCGTCGGAATCGGATCGCGCGCTTGAGTTGCGCACCCGGGATCGTCAGCGCAAGCTGATCTCCAAGATCGACGATGCGCTGCGTCGGATCGAGGACGGGTCGTACGGCTATTGCGAGGACACCGGTGAACCGATCGGTCTGGGACGTCTCGAGGCCCGTCCGACGGCGACCCTGTCGGTCGAAGCCCAGGAACGCCACGAACGCCGCGAACGCGTCCACCGCGACGACTGATCAGGCCTTCAGCGCCGGTTCGATGTCGGTGTGGATGAAGTCGCCGCCCTTGTAGAGCAGGGGTAGGTTGCGTTCCTTCGCCAGGGCGTAGGCGAAACAGTCGCCCAGGTTTAGCTTGGCCGGAGTGCGTTTGCCGTAGTTGCGTTCTGCGTCGGTGGCGAGCCGAGCGGTCTCGGCGAAAGCCGGAGCGATCCGAATGTCCAGTTCCAATATTAAGCGATCAAGCCGTTTCATGCCTTCTTCGCCATGGAGTCGCCTGACCCGAGCTGCAGCTTCCCAGTAGCCGACTGGGGAGATTTCGCATTTGTCTGCGAGGATACGCTCGACGAATGCGTGCTTCTCAGGTTCGTCCAGAAGGATGGCGACGAGGGCAGAAGCATCGACAGCCGTGGTCACTTAGGAAGCCCATCTTCATCGTAGAGGTCGTCGTCGGTCAGCGGTGGCCCTAAGATCGGCAAGGCATTGAACTCCCGCACG from Brevundimonas sp. SL130 encodes the following:
- a CDS encoding flagellar basal body P-ring protein FlgI; translated protein: MQNLLARLVASLAAVAALGAGASPVLAQSRIKDIAAVEGVRGNQLVGYGMVMGLNGTGDSLRNCPFTRQSLEGMTERLGVNIRGGNANTKNMAAVMVSAELPAFATPGSRIDVNVSSMCDAKSLLGGSLVVTSLQGADGQVYAVAQGSVQTGSVSAGGGSGSSITRGVPTAGRIASGASVERETGFQMANMNEVRLNLRNPDFTTAQRVAAAVNAAYPGSALAENGTVVALRAPGQMGMAGFISRVENLPVTVDSPAKVIIDEVNGVIVMGDAVRISRVAIAQGNLTISVDEQPSVSQPAPFSQGQTAVVPNTQVTVEEDLGTQMRLVGGGTSLSTLVNGLNALGVSPRDMISILQAIKASGALQADIEVM
- a CDS encoding flagellar assembly protein FliX; its protein translation is MKVTGTTGPNAPTGGKAARSAAGFSLGQSAPTSGAAAPAASVAPSTVGDVSALMALQGIEGPLEKRRRAVKRGTGLLDRLDELKMALLSGEADEATLERLARTLREERPDDGDVELNALLDQIDLRASVELAKAELRRGGV
- the dksA gene encoding RNA polymerase-binding protein DksA produces the protein MNALASVVSDETGPYRPSDNEPFMSERQLAYFKKKLLDWKDDILRESKGTVVNLKAETENHPDLVDRASSESDRALELRTRDRQRKLISKIDDALRRIEDGSYGYCEDTGEPIGLGRLEARPTATLSVEAQERHERRERVHRDD
- a CDS encoding type II toxin-antitoxin system VapC family toxin; amino-acid sequence: MTTAVDASALVAILLDEPEKHAFVERILADKCEISPVGYWEAAARVRRLHGEEGMKRLDRLILELDIRIAPAFAETARLATDAERNYGKRTPAKLNLGDCFAYALAKERNLPLLYKGGDFIHTDIEPALKA